One window of Klebsiella quasivariicola genomic DNA carries:
- the iolB gene encoding 5-deoxy-glucuronate isomerase → MSLLAKSRKEGQIQHITPQSAGWRYIGFDVWMLKKGQTVTLESGDRELCLVLVAGLASVKTQHADFPNLGKRMSPFERIPPWSVYVPPQDKVEVTADSDLELAVCSAPGKGSFPARLIRPEDVGVEHRGKGRNQRRVHNILPDSAEADCLLVVEVYTDEGATSSWPSHKHDTAQPGKETQLEETYYHRFDPPQGFAFQRVYTDDRSLDACMAPYNHDVVMVPRGYHPVAAIAGYDSYYLNVMAGPDRKWLFTWEDDHAWINTPEYPRHD, encoded by the coding sequence ATGTCGTTACTGGCTAAATCGCGAAAAGAGGGACAGATCCAGCATATTACGCCGCAAAGCGCCGGTTGGCGCTATATCGGCTTTGATGTCTGGATGTTGAAAAAAGGGCAGACCGTGACGCTGGAGAGCGGCGATCGCGAGCTGTGCCTGGTGCTGGTCGCCGGGCTGGCGTCGGTGAAAACGCAGCACGCCGATTTCCCGAATCTCGGTAAACGGATGTCGCCGTTTGAACGTATCCCGCCGTGGTCGGTCTACGTGCCGCCGCAGGATAAAGTCGAGGTAACCGCCGATTCCGATCTGGAGCTGGCGGTATGCAGCGCGCCGGGTAAAGGCAGCTTCCCGGCACGCCTCATTCGGCCGGAAGACGTCGGCGTAGAGCACCGCGGGAAAGGGCGCAACCAGCGCCGGGTGCATAATATTCTGCCGGACAGCGCCGAGGCGGACTGCCTGCTGGTGGTGGAGGTGTACACCGACGAGGGGGCCACCAGTTCGTGGCCGTCGCATAAGCATGATACCGCCCAGCCGGGCAAAGAGACGCAGCTGGAAGAGACTTACTATCACCGCTTCGATCCCCCGCAGGGCTTTGCCTTCCAGCGGGTCTACACCGACGACCGCAGCCTGGACGCCTGCATGGCGCCCTACAACCACGATGTGGTGATGGTGCCGCGCGGTTACCACCCGGTGGCGGCGATTGCCGGTTACGACAGCTACTATCTGAACGTGATGGCCGGGCCGGATCGGAAATGGTTGTTTACCTGGGAAGATGACCACGCCTGGATCAACACGCCGGAGTACCCGCGCCATGACTGA